In a single window of the Streptomyces sp. NBC_00094 genome:
- a CDS encoding S8 family serine peptidase has translation MNLIPRRRSVLAATATALAISGGLLLPPTAATAEATAQPSAKAGADAPTYDITLVTGDKVHYTDLPGADDVVTVDPAPGTGAVHVQRNGDDTYVIPRQAMSLLAADKLDQRLFNVTALVEMGYDDKRSGGIPVIATGTTARSAKPLTAPVGSGRVRELRSINAKAMKAESDEARAFWRDLAPTAASGVARTLDNGVTKLWLDGRVRASLSESVAQIGATQAWAKGFDGRGVKIAVLDTGIDATHPDMKDRIVASKSFITGEEADDKNGHGTHVASTIAGSGAASAGAKKGVAPGADLIIGKVLSNSGYGPDSGVIKGMEWAKAQGADIVSMSLGGGSSDGNDPISQAVNTLSANGGPLYVIAAGNAGGAGTVGAPGAAASALTVAAVDKSDVRASFSSQGPLTNSYGLKPDISAPGVAISAAASQSVPGWTGGMYRSMNGTSMATPHVAGAAAIVKQAHPDWDGARIKDALMSSSKKLDAYKPYSMGTGRVDLVNALDSTIEATGSVPAAVYKWPHAAAKPTERSLTYRNTGTADVTLHLTTGTPSPAYTLSASSVTVPAGGTVDVRLTLDPTNVAADTSFSGQVVATDAATGKVAAHTGYALHKERELYDFTIKLKGRDGKPVTDTVALTWAGNTIPAQITVDGERTLRLPPGTYSTWAWMDVPGDKPDSKGLAIVSDPETVMTDGPATAELDASKTNRSYAVTPRETEVSQTIVRQQYSYAGGRGGINESSVVTPSYDSVYLGAVPEVAVGTLRLSTHWRMREKSLDATTGVGGSVEIAPQSGGVRKDGTRLLRTVYAGAGAPADYAGLNAEGKAVIVDRTDAVKPLDRAKAAAEAGAAMLIVVNDGRGRLYEGYPGDHGLSVASVMNGQGQELIRQAKSGLGVLHIKEKLVPGYRYDLLQSYAGGVPDRALRYAPSHEELAEVKSTFYQAVKGNSLGGGGRYFLPGGAPGVGLDEYQSYPYTGTSYVSETPEDSSWYEGFWLARTDGPGNLLDERSPKLTYQAGRRYRSEWFKPVQAPRLGSGYWVPFRGKSNTVQWNVPLWSGSGAGHAASATSQYDGSVSSALYQGDTLLKSTPSQSGSAFGLRPEKLPYRLVIDATRPAEEFATSLSTHTELGFGSKYPAEGEAWQKEIELLNLTYDVDTDLEGSVRSGQRVDLDLGSTTYPGGIKATKAALEVSYDDGATWQRVELDKRADGRWSAELRTPRTPGGSVSLRASAEGPDGLWIKQDVIRAFGLK, from the coding sequence ATGAACCTGATACCCAGACGCCGCTCCGTGCTGGCCGCGACCGCCACCGCGCTCGCGATCAGCGGCGGGCTGCTGCTGCCTCCCACCGCGGCGACCGCCGAGGCGACCGCGCAGCCGTCGGCGAAGGCAGGCGCCGACGCGCCTACGTACGACATCACCCTGGTCACCGGCGACAAGGTCCACTACACGGACCTGCCCGGTGCCGACGACGTGGTCACCGTCGACCCCGCGCCCGGCACCGGCGCCGTCCACGTCCAGCGCAACGGCGACGACACCTACGTCATCCCGCGCCAGGCGATGTCCCTGCTCGCCGCTGACAAGCTCGACCAGCGGCTGTTCAACGTCACCGCCCTCGTCGAGATGGGGTACGACGACAAGCGCTCCGGCGGCATCCCGGTGATCGCCACCGGCACCACCGCCCGCTCCGCCAAGCCTCTCACCGCCCCCGTCGGCAGCGGCCGGGTGCGCGAGCTGCGCAGCATCAACGCCAAGGCCATGAAGGCCGAGTCCGACGAGGCACGCGCCTTCTGGCGGGACCTGGCGCCGACCGCCGCGTCCGGCGTTGCCAGGACGCTGGACAACGGTGTCACCAAGCTGTGGCTCGACGGCCGGGTGCGCGCCTCGCTCAGTGAGTCCGTCGCGCAGATCGGCGCGACGCAGGCCTGGGCCAAGGGCTTCGACGGCCGGGGCGTCAAGATCGCGGTGCTGGACACCGGCATCGACGCGACCCACCCGGACATGAAAGACCGGATCGTCGCGAGCAAGAGCTTCATCACCGGCGAGGAGGCGGACGACAAGAACGGCCACGGCACGCACGTCGCCTCCACCATCGCCGGCAGCGGCGCCGCCTCGGCCGGCGCCAAGAAGGGCGTCGCGCCCGGCGCGGACCTCATCATCGGCAAGGTGCTCTCCAACTCCGGCTACGGCCCGGACTCCGGTGTCATCAAGGGCATGGAGTGGGCGAAGGCACAGGGCGCCGACATCGTCTCCATGAGCCTCGGCGGCGGCAGCTCCGACGGCAACGATCCCATCTCGCAGGCCGTCAACACACTGTCCGCCAACGGCGGTCCGCTGTACGTCATCGCCGCCGGCAACGCGGGCGGCGCGGGCACGGTCGGCGCCCCGGGCGCCGCCGCCTCCGCGCTCACCGTCGCCGCGGTCGACAAGTCCGATGTGCGTGCCTCCTTCTCCAGCCAGGGCCCGCTGACCAACAGCTACGGCCTGAAGCCGGACATCTCCGCGCCCGGCGTCGCGATCTCCGCCGCCGCCTCGCAGTCCGTGCCGGGCTGGACGGGCGGCATGTACCGCTCGATGAACGGCACCTCGATGGCCACGCCGCACGTCGCCGGCGCCGCGGCCATCGTCAAGCAGGCGCACCCCGACTGGGACGGGGCTCGCATCAAGGACGCGCTGATGTCCAGCTCGAAGAAGCTGGACGCCTACAAGCCGTACTCGATGGGCACCGGCCGCGTCGACCTCGTGAACGCCCTGGACTCCACCATCGAGGCCACGGGCTCCGTCCCGGCCGCCGTCTACAAGTGGCCGCACGCCGCCGCGAAGCCCACCGAGCGCTCCCTCACCTACCGCAACACGGGCACCGCGGACGTCACCCTCCATCTGACGACCGGCACCCCGAGCCCGGCGTACACGCTCTCCGCCTCGTCCGTCACCGTCCCCGCGGGCGGCACCGTCGACGTAAGGCTCACGCTGGACCCGACGAACGTCGCGGCCGACACGTCGTTCTCCGGCCAGGTCGTCGCCACCGACGCCGCCACCGGCAAGGTCGCCGCGCACACCGGCTACGCGCTCCACAAGGAGCGTGAGCTGTACGACTTCACGATCAAGCTGAAGGGCCGGGACGGCAAGCCCGTCACGGACACCGTGGCCCTGACCTGGGCGGGCAACACCATCCCCGCGCAGATCACCGTCGATGGCGAGCGCACCCTGCGCCTGCCCCCCGGCACGTACTCGACCTGGGCCTGGATGGACGTCCCCGGGGACAAGCCCGACTCCAAGGGCCTGGCGATTGTCTCCGACCCCGAGACCGTGATGACCGACGGCCCGGCGACCGCCGAGCTGGACGCCTCGAAGACCAACCGGTCCTACGCCGTCACCCCGCGGGAGACCGAGGTCTCCCAGACCATCGTGCGTCAGCAGTACAGCTATGCCGGCGGCCGCGGCGGCATCAACGAGTCCAGTGTGGTGACGCCCTCCTACGACAGCGTCTACCTCGGCGCGGTCCCCGAGGTGGCCGTCGGCACCCTCCGGCTGAGCACGCACTGGCGGATGCGTGAGAAGTCGCTCGACGCCACGACCGGCGTGGGCGGCTCCGTCGAGATCGCGCCGCAGAGCGGTGGCGTCCGCAAGGACGGCACCCGCCTGTTGCGCACCGTCTACGCCGGAGCCGGAGCGCCCGCCGACTACGCGGGCCTCAACGCCGAGGGCAAGGCCGTCATCGTCGACCGGACCGACGCCGTCAAGCCCCTCGACAGGGCGAAGGCAGCCGCCGAAGCCGGCGCCGCCATGCTCATCGTCGTCAACGACGGCCGCGGCCGGCTGTACGAGGGCTACCCGGGCGACCACGGCCTGTCCGTGGCCAGCGTGATGAACGGCCAGGGCCAGGAGCTGATCCGGCAGGCCAAGAGCGGCCTGGGCGTGCTCCACATCAAGGAGAAGCTGGTCCCCGGCTACCGCTACGACCTGCTCCAGTCGTACGCGGGCGGCGTCCCGGACCGCGCCCTGCGCTACGCCCCGTCCCATGAGGAGCTGGCGGAGGTGAAGAGCACCTTCTACCAGGCCGTCAAGGGCAACTCCCTGGGCGGTGGCGGCCGTTACTTCCTGCCGGGTGGCGCTCCCGGAGTCGGCCTGGACGAGTACCAGAGCTACCCGTACACCGGCACGAGCTATGTCAGCGAGACCCCCGAGGACAGCTCCTGGTACGAGGGGTTCTGGCTGGCCCGCACCGACGGCCCCGGCAACCTGCTCGACGAGCGCAGCCCCAAGCTCACCTACCAGGCGGGCCGGCGCTATCGGAGCGAGTGGTTCAAGCCGGTGCAGGCCCCCCGCCTCGGTTCGGGCTACTGGGTCCCGTTCCGCGGCAAGTCCAACACCGTCCAGTGGAACGTCCCGCTCTGGTCGGGCAGTGGCGCGGGCCACGCCGCCAGCGCCACGTCCCAGTACGACGGCAGCGTCAGCAGCGCCCTGTACCAGGGCGACACGCTGCTGAAGTCGACCCCGAGCCAGTCGGGTTCGGCCTTCGGTCTGCGGCCGGAGAAACTACCGTACCGCCTGGTGATCGACGCCACCCGGCCCGCCGAGGAGTTCGCGACCTCCCTTAGCACGCACACCGAGCTGGGCTTCGGCTCGAAGTACCCGGCCGAGGGGGAGGCGTGGCAGAAGGAGATCGAGCTGCTGAACCTCACCTATGACGTCGACACCGACCTCGAAGGCTCGGTGCGGTCCGGACAGCGGGTGGACCTGGACCTCGGCTCGACCACCTACCCCGGCGGGATCAAGGCCACGAAGGCCGCGCTGGAGGTGTCGTACGACGACGGCGCGACCTGGCAGCGGGTAGAGCTGGACAAGCGGGCCGACGGCCGCTGGTCCGCGGAGCTCCGCACCCCACGCACGCCCGGCGGCTCCGTGTCGCTGCGAGCGTCCGCCGAGGGCCCGGACGGGCTGTGGATCAAGCAGGACGTGATCCGGGCGTTCGGCCTGAAGTAA
- a CDS encoding type II toxin-antitoxin system PemK/MazF family toxin has protein sequence MQRGEVWWVEFDERRPVVLLSGDDASGIRVMQVVARAGVDITGLGVEVAVGAVEGLPFEGVLRFALPRPGFTPCTWLTTVSRDDLIERAGVLSSVKLSEIENALRLGEQAKEWTPATTAKLSEIRNALRLGGLG, from the coding sequence GTGCAACGTGGCGAAGTCTGGTGGGTGGAGTTCGACGAGCGGCGACCGGTCGTGCTGCTGTCGGGAGACGACGCGTCCGGGATCCGGGTGATGCAGGTCGTCGCTCGGGCGGGTGTCGACATCACCGGTCTGGGCGTCGAAGTGGCAGTAGGCGCCGTGGAAGGACTGCCCTTTGAAGGCGTGCTGCGGTTCGCGTTGCCGCGTCCGGGCTTTACCCCTTGCACGTGGCTGACCACCGTGTCCCGGGACGACCTGATCGAGCGAGCGGGCGTTCTGTCCTCCGTGAAACTCAGCGAGATTGAGAACGCCCTCCGTCTCGGTGAGCAGGCGAAGGAGTGGACCCCGGCGACGACCGCGAAGCTCAGCGAGATAAGGAACGCCCTCCGTCTCGGTGGACTCGGGTAG
- a CDS encoding DNRLRE domain-containing protein produces the protein MGPAGALARPAAVTAEDDGSVSPEDKALRDAQAGGNPVEVVSARTEASDTWVRPDGKFVVKKYGTPVRVLRDGAWVDTDPTLVFAADGSVKPKATSVAVTFSGGGTGPILSGVKDGRTLALSWPTALPKPTLNGNVATYAEILPGVDLQLKAEVEGFSQLVVVKTREAAANPQLATLQYTMSTVGVTVATDPATGAVTATNPAGQLVFTSPSPVMWDSTTATSAQSFVATQTSSQAVAAAIEAAPGSSFEQPPGAKEAVMPTTVNGSTLQITPDQGLLTAPDTSYPVFIDPSWAWGIRNNWTRISKKYPNKNYLNANEVARVGYENETNGLSQSFFEVDTANLRGTKVISSTFRIKNVWSWSCQARAVDLYQTTGIGSKTTWNNPPRRIGGLVAGVNQSKGWSSDCAAGNLEFDVTSRIQSVAAAGSASVTLGLYAADESDTFAWKKFDAKSAALETVYNTPPATPTSLGTNPRTHCATGGLIGNTSISLYALVTDPNAGNLSAQFQVFRGTTLVADEWIPGLRDRISTLVVPDAKLPTGDYTWKVRAYDQSEYSDWSATCKFSVDRTRPAEAPAIGSITFPKGDKGWPATTGPARKAGAFTLSPNGSDDVVYYHYFTDWDPDVKTVKVAAGASADIQLTPPAVGPHFLHVFSQDAAGNRSDTATYPFYAARSTSSAAPTRASCSCTPTPPRPAVP, from the coding sequence ATGGGACCCGCCGGCGCGCTCGCCCGCCCGGCAGCCGTCACGGCGGAGGACGACGGCAGCGTCAGCCCCGAGGACAAGGCGCTCCGGGACGCGCAGGCCGGCGGGAACCCCGTGGAGGTGGTCTCGGCACGCACCGAGGCCTCCGACACCTGGGTCCGGCCCGACGGCAAGTTCGTCGTCAAGAAGTACGGCACGCCCGTGCGCGTGCTGCGCGACGGCGCGTGGGTGGACACGGACCCGACGCTGGTCTTCGCCGCCGACGGATCGGTGAAGCCGAAGGCCACTTCCGTGGCGGTCACCTTCTCCGGCGGCGGCACGGGACCGATCCTGAGTGGGGTGAAGGACGGCCGTACGCTGGCGCTCTCCTGGCCGACCGCCCTGCCGAAGCCGACGCTGAACGGCAACGTGGCGACGTACGCAGAGATCCTGCCCGGCGTTGACCTGCAGCTCAAGGCCGAGGTCGAGGGCTTCTCCCAGCTCGTGGTCGTCAAGACCCGCGAGGCGGCCGCCAACCCCCAGCTGGCCACGCTCCAGTACACGATGTCCACCGTCGGCGTCACGGTCGCCACGGATCCGGCGACCGGAGCGGTCACGGCGACCAACCCGGCCGGACAGCTGGTGTTCACGAGCCCGTCCCCCGTGATGTGGGACTCCACCACGGCCACGAGCGCGCAGTCCTTCGTCGCCACCCAGACGTCGTCGCAGGCCGTCGCCGCGGCGATCGAGGCCGCACCGGGCAGCTCCTTCGAGCAGCCCCCGGGCGCCAAGGAAGCGGTGATGCCGACCACCGTGAACGGCAGCACCCTCCAGATCACCCCGGACCAGGGCCTGCTGACGGCTCCCGACACGTCCTACCCGGTCTTCATCGACCCGTCGTGGGCCTGGGGCATCCGCAACAACTGGACCCGGATCTCGAAGAAGTACCCGAACAAGAACTATCTGAACGCCAACGAAGTGGCGCGGGTCGGCTACGAGAACGAGACCAACGGCCTGTCCCAGTCCTTCTTCGAGGTGGACACCGCGAACCTCCGCGGGACCAAGGTCATCAGTTCGACCTTCCGGATCAAGAACGTGTGGTCCTGGTCCTGCCAGGCGCGGGCCGTGGATCTCTACCAGACCACCGGCATCGGCAGCAAGACCACCTGGAACAACCCGCCCAGGAGGATCGGCGGGCTCGTGGCCGGCGTCAACCAGTCCAAGGGCTGGTCCAGCGACTGCGCCGCCGGCAACCTCGAATTCGACGTGACGAGCAGGATCCAGAGCGTCGCTGCCGCGGGCAGCGCGAGCGTCACCCTCGGCCTGTACGCGGCCGACGAGAGCGACACCTTCGCCTGGAAGAAGTTCGACGCGAAGTCCGCGGCCCTGGAGACCGTCTACAACACCCCCCCGGCGACGCCCACCAGCCTCGGGACCAACCCCCGCACGCACTGTGCCACCGGCGGCCTGATCGGCAACACCTCGATCAGCCTGTACGCGCTCGTCACGGACCCCAACGCGGGCAACCTCTCCGCCCAGTTCCAGGTCTTCCGCGGCACCACCCTGGTGGCCGACGAGTGGATCCCCGGCCTGCGCGACCGTATCTCCACCCTCGTCGTTCCCGACGCGAAGCTGCCGACCGGCGACTACACGTGGAAGGTGCGGGCCTACGACCAGAGCGAGTACTCCGACTGGAGCGCCACTTGCAAGTTCAGCGTCGACCGCACCAGGCCCGCTGAGGCCCCCGCGATCGGCTCCATCACGTTCCCCAAGGGTGACAAGGGCTGGCCCGCCACCACCGGGCCCGCCCGCAAGGCCGGCGCGTTCACCCTCTCGCCCAACGGTTCCGACGACGTGGTGTATTACCACTACTTCACGGACTGGGACCCCGACGTCAAGACCGTCAAGGTGGCCGCGGGAGCCTCGGCCGACATCCAGCTGACCCCGCCCGCCGTCGGTCCGCACTTCCTCCATGTGTTCAGCCAGGACGCGGCCGGCAACCGCTCGGACACCGCGACCTACCCCTTCTACGCCGCAAGATCGACATCGTCGGCCGCACCGACAAGAGCGAGCTGTTCCTGTACCCCAACACCACCACGACCGGCGGTCCCATGA